A single genomic interval of Lathyrus oleraceus cultivar Zhongwan6 chromosome 7, CAAS_Psat_ZW6_1.0, whole genome shotgun sequence harbors:
- the LOC127107873 gene encoding PHD finger protein At1g33420 encodes MVFNERPTKRMKTRVTADLYDFLTFPFAGDFSDALPFRNRVHRFLADHARVAFPPSLFPSLMTWQILFRVGEVVDGSDLSSAMVTLDIVEEDVTCSRSTVYCDQCRVVGWSGHPVCRKRFHFIIRSGSDAVEAYQRPCSKCGDLLQLSEARCKTCNLDICVDDLEDWLYLQIEDNTHLLHGVVHSNGYGHLLTLNGREGGSMHLSGSDLIGFWDRLCAAISVRKVTVMDLSKKFGLDYRLLHAITNGHSWYGNWGYEFGTGCYGLTKEAYKKAVDTLSNLPLSSFSFQGRGPRNRVHTVISLYQSLAETELLTIKDLFSFLLKLVNRKPSQHEFTSPINILVSWTRNEVEEVQQALIKVLLASSACNKAKWATRRTLKGAVSMRVRSSELVDYSLKHLPGKLAANGMVVCSRCNPTSSAVEFRLGPFTNGFTSNSSYPSKEQVISDLTFLFNTIIHPEKKFSYRPKIMRKTIADSARTLLDCKQFMKNYEADHVITETPTDIKLWCHVELSDHPKEDQPSPPPELIVLPIDATVDDLKNEVTSAFQEVYAMYKRFQAEELLGYGKISNLYTLKFLFGANTSVRILGKCPTKHGLSRFRKERGTEEWKVDCTCGAKDDDGEKMLACDTCGVWQHTRCAGIGSSAPSKFECRRCVSSYMKTKKYPISSSSETCKLKTSCRDEATAVACNINVNFGVR; translated from the exons ATGGTTTTCAACGAGAGGCCAACAAAGAGGATGAAAACAAGAGTCACTGCCGATCTTTATGATTTTCTCACTTTCCCTTTCGCCGGCGACTTCTCCGATGCTTTACCTTTTCGTAACCGTGTTCATCGTTTTCTTGCTGATCACGCTCGTGTCGCTTTTCCTCCCTCTCTTTTTCCCTCCCTGATGACGTGGCAGATCTTGTTCCGTGTTGGGGAAGTTGTTGATGGCTCTGATCTTTCGTCTGCTATGGTTACTCTTGACATTGTTGAAGAGGATGTTACTTGTTCTCGTAGTACTGTTTATTGTGACCAGTGCCGAGTTGTTG GATGGAGTGGTCATCCTGTATGTCGAAAGCGATTTCATTTCATAATAAGGTCTGGTAGTGATGCTGTTGAAGCATACCAAAGACCTTGTTCAAAATGTGGAGATCTTCTCCAATTATCTGAAGCAAG GTGTAagacatgtaatcttgacatcTGTGTTGATGATTTGGAGGATTGGTTGTATCTTCAAATTGAAGATAACACACATCTTCTGCATGGAGTTGTGCATTCTAATGGTTATGGTCACTTACTTACTCTTAATGGAAGAGAAGGTGGCTCAATGCATCTCTCGGGTTCTGATTTAATAGGTTTCTGGGATAGGCTCTGTGCTGCAATTTCTGTTAG GAAGGTTACTGTGATGGACTTGTCCAAGAAATTTGGTCTGGATTATCGTTTGCTTCATGCAATCACCAATGGGCATTCATGGTATGGCAATTGGGGTTATGAATTTGGAACTGGCTGCTATGGTCTTACCAAAGAAGCATACAAGAAGGCAGTTGATACGCTGTCCAACCTGCCCTTGTCCTCATTTTCATTCCAAGGTCGAGGACCCCGAAACCGTGTGCATACTGTTATTTCTCTTTACCAGTCTTTGGCAGAAACTGAACTTCTAACGATTAAAGATCTCTTCTCCTTTTTGTTGAAATTGGTTAATAGAAAGCCTTCACAACATGAATTCACCAGTCCCATTAATATACTAGTTTCATGGACAAGAAATGAGGTTGAAGAAGTGCAACAAGCTTTGATCAAGGTATTGCTTGCATCAAGTGCATGTAACAAGGCCAAATGGGCTACAAGACGAACTCTTAAGGGGGCCGTAAGTATGCGGGTTAGATCCTCTGAGCTGGTAGACTATAGTCTTAAGCACTTGCCAGGGAAATTGGCTGCAAATGGAATGGTGGTTTGTTCGCGTTGCAATCCGACATCTAGTGCTGTTGAATTCAG GTTAGGACCTTTTACTAATGGATTTACCTCAAATTCAAGCTATCCTTCAAAAGAGCAAGTGATATCTGATTTGACATTCTTATTTAATACAATTATTCACCCTGAAAAAAAGTTCAGCTACAGACCAAAGATTATGAGGAAAACGATTGCTGATTCAGCCAGAACGCTTCTCGACTGTAAGCAGTTTATGAAGAATTATGAAGCTGATCATGTGATCACAGAAACGCCTACTGATATTAAGCTTTGGTGTCACGTGGAGCTTTCTGACCATCCTAAAGAGGACCAACCATCACCACCCCCAGAACTAATTGTGTTGCCTATAGATGCTACTGTTGATGACCTAAAAAATGAAGTCACTAGTGCTTTTCAAGAGGTATATGCAATGTACAAGAGGTTTCAAGCCGAGGAACTTCTAGGATATGGTAAAATCAGCAATTTATATACCCTGAAATTCCTTTTTGGAGCAAATACAAGTGTTCGAATTCTAGGAAAATGTCCTACAAAACATGGCCTAAGCCGATTCCGAAAGGAACGAGGAACAGAAGAGTGGAAGGTTGATTGCACTTGTGGTGCTAAGGATGATGATGGAGAAAAAATGTTAGCATGTGATACTTGTGGTGTCTGGCAGCATACGAGATGTGCGGGAATTGGTAGTTCTGCGCCTTCCAAATTTGAATGTAGGAGATGTGTAAGCTCTTACATGAAAACCAAAAAATACCCAATATCTTCTTCTAGTGAGACTTGTAAATTGAAAACATCTTGCAGAGATGAAGCGACTGCTGTAGCTTGTAATATAAATGTGAATTTTGGTGTACGTTGA